One segment of Phaeacidiphilus oryzae TH49 DNA contains the following:
- the rsmI gene encoding 16S rRNA (cytidine(1402)-2'-O)-methyltransferase — MTGTLVLAGTPIGDVSDAPPRLAEELAAADIVAAEDTRRLRRLTTSLGVTPRGRVVSYFEGNESARTPELVAELTGGARVLLVTDAGMPSVSDPGYRLVAAAVEEGVRITAVPGPSAVLTALALSGLPVDRFCFEGFPPRKSGERAARFRELAAEPRTMVFFESTHRIAECLAAMADALGADRPAAVCRELTKTYEEVRRGPLGELAEWAKEGVRGEITVVVHGAPPAEAAPADPAELARRVAEREAAGERRKEAIAAVAQAAGLPKREVFDAVVAAKHGGGGGA, encoded by the coding sequence GTGACTGGAACGCTCGTGCTCGCCGGAACGCCCATCGGAGACGTCTCGGACGCCCCGCCCCGCCTCGCCGAGGAGCTGGCCGCGGCGGACATCGTCGCCGCCGAGGACACCCGGCGGCTCCGCCGCCTCACCACCTCGCTCGGCGTCACCCCGCGCGGCCGGGTGGTCTCCTACTTCGAGGGCAACGAGTCGGCCCGCACCCCCGAGCTGGTCGCCGAGCTCACCGGCGGGGCCAGGGTGCTGCTGGTCACCGACGCCGGGATGCCGTCCGTCTCGGACCCGGGCTACCGGCTGGTGGCCGCGGCGGTCGAGGAGGGGGTGCGGATCACCGCCGTGCCGGGCCCCTCCGCGGTGCTCACCGCGCTGGCCCTCTCCGGGCTGCCGGTGGACCGCTTCTGCTTCGAGGGATTCCCGCCGCGCAAGTCCGGGGAGCGTGCCGCCCGGTTCCGCGAGCTGGCCGCCGAGCCGCGGACGATGGTCTTCTTCGAGTCCACCCACCGGATCGCGGAGTGCCTGGCGGCGATGGCCGACGCGCTGGGCGCGGACCGCCCGGCGGCGGTCTGCCGGGAGCTCACCAAGACCTACGAGGAGGTCCGGCGCGGCCCGCTGGGCGAGCTCGCGGAGTGGGCGAAGGAAGGGGTGCGCGGCGAGATCACCGTGGTGGTCCACGGCGCGCCGCCGGCCGAGGCGGCCCCGGCCGACCCCGCCGAGCTGGCCCGCCGGGTCGCCGAGCGGGAGGCGGCGGGGGAGCGGCGCAAGGAGGCGATCGCGGCCGTGGCGCAGGCGGCGGGGCTGCCGAAGCGGGAGGTCTTCGACGCCGTGGTGGCGGCGAAGCACGGAGGCGGCGGGGGCGCATAA